From a region of the Halorubrum sp. BV1 genome:
- a CDS encoding acylphosphatase, producing MTDRTRAHVYVSGRVQGVYYRATTRDTAREAGVDGWVRNREDGRVEAVFEGEEAAVREMVEWCETGSKAAEVDAVDATYEEPEGLDGFEVRW from the coding sequence ATGACCGATCGAACGCGAGCACACGTGTACGTCTCCGGCCGCGTCCAGGGCGTCTACTACCGCGCGACCACCCGCGACACCGCCCGGGAAGCGGGCGTCGACGGCTGGGTCAGGAATCGTGAGGACGGCCGCGTCGAGGCCGTCTTCGAGGGCGAGGAGGCGGCCGTGCGCGAGATGGTCGAGTGGTGTGAAACCGGAAGCAAGGCGGCCGAAGTCGACGCCGTCGACGCGACCTACGAGGAGCCAGAGGGGCTCGACGGGTTCGAGGTCAGGTGGTGA
- a CDS encoding phosphomannomutase, with protein MELFGTAGVRGSATERVTPELALAVGRAVAAAVRDREPVGDGGGESDRGDSDATGSANATDAATEPAPEVVIARDGRVTGPALAAAMEAGVASGGVSVERAGQLPTPALAYASQGRYGVMLTASHNPPADNGIKLFRDGSEFDRDAERAVEARVDAGTSPAAWDEWTDPERVDVLPSYLDAVCEYAGEFGADLDGLRIAVDCGNGMSAPATPTVLRELGADVVTLNGNVDGHFPGRGSKPTPETLADLRAFVADADDGGDDAGFAFGIGHDGDADRIVIVDADGEVVHEDTVLAMLAERYTRESDADDPVVVTTPNASGRIDERVRAAGGRVERVRLGALHEGIAAVRETATPTGDDTRVVFAAEPWKHVHVGFGEWIDGVASAGVIARLVADEGLDGLREPITERPYRKVSVDCPDDAKSDAMGRLESALPDAFPDADVDTDHGVRLEFPDASWVLVRPSGTEPYVRVYAESDAVDELIAEAKAVVETAVGAVADAADVE; from the coding sequence ATGGAACTGTTCGGAACCGCGGGAGTCCGCGGGAGCGCCACGGAACGGGTCACCCCCGAACTCGCGCTCGCCGTCGGCCGGGCGGTCGCGGCGGCGGTGCGCGATCGCGAACCGGTCGGCGACGGCGGCGGCGAGAGCGACCGCGGGGACTCGGATGCCACGGGGAGCGCGAACGCCACGGACGCCGCAACGGAGCCGGCTCCTGAGGTCGTGATCGCTCGCGACGGGCGGGTGACCGGTCCGGCGCTTGCGGCCGCGATGGAGGCGGGGGTCGCGTCGGGCGGCGTCTCGGTCGAGCGAGCCGGCCAACTGCCGACGCCGGCGCTCGCGTACGCCTCGCAGGGCCGATACGGCGTGATGCTCACGGCCTCGCACAACCCGCCGGCCGACAACGGGATCAAGCTGTTCCGCGACGGCAGCGAGTTCGATCGCGACGCCGAGCGCGCCGTCGAAGCGCGAGTCGACGCGGGCACGTCGCCGGCGGCGTGGGACGAGTGGACGGATCCCGAGCGCGTCGACGTGCTCCCGAGCTACCTCGACGCGGTGTGCGAGTACGCGGGAGAGTTCGGAGCCGACCTCGACGGGCTCCGGATCGCCGTCGACTGCGGCAACGGAATGAGCGCGCCCGCGACGCCGACCGTGCTCCGCGAACTCGGTGCCGACGTCGTCACCCTCAACGGGAACGTCGACGGCCACTTCCCCGGTCGCGGGAGCAAGCCGACGCCCGAGACGCTCGCCGACCTCAGGGCGTTCGTCGCCGACGCCGACGACGGCGGGGACGACGCGGGGTTCGCGTTCGGCATCGGTCACGACGGCGACGCGGACCGGATCGTGATCGTCGACGCCGACGGCGAGGTCGTCCACGAGGACACCGTCCTCGCGATGCTCGCAGAGCGGTACACCCGCGAGAGCGACGCCGACGACCCGGTGGTCGTCACCACGCCGAACGCCTCGGGCCGGATCGACGAGCGCGTCCGCGCGGCCGGCGGGCGAGTCGAGCGCGTGCGGCTCGGGGCCCTCCACGAGGGGATCGCGGCCGTGCGAGAGACGGCGACCCCGACCGGCGACGACACTCGGGTCGTCTTCGCCGCGGAGCCGTGGAAACACGTTCACGTCGGGTTCGGGGAGTGGATAGACGGCGTCGCGTCTGCGGGCGTGATCGCTCGGCTCGTCGCCGACGAGGGACTCGACGGGCTCCGCGAGCCGATCACGGAGCGCCCGTATCGCAAGGTCAGCGTCGACTGTCCCGACGACGCCAAGTCAGACGCGATGGGGCGGCTCGAATCGGCGCTCCCCGACGCCTTCCCCGACGCGGACGTCGACACCGACCACGGCGTGCGTCTCGAGTTCCCGGACGCCTCGTGGGTTCTCGTTCGTCCCTCGGGGACCGAACCGTACGTCCGCGTGTACGCCGAAAGCGACGCCGTCGACGAGCTGATCGCGGAGGCCAAAGCGGTCGTCGAGACGGCCGTCGGAGCGGTCGCTGACGCGGCGGACGTGGAGTGA
- a CDS encoding helix-turn-helix domain-containing protein — MSSQELADGNSTDAGDAASGSDTSSAPETPCPVVDSLEQIGSRWRLVVLHELLNGESRFNELKRETDANARTLSRVLDDLQETGFVDRRLEEDSPVATYYSLTAKGESLAPVFEEIDEWAHEWLTECNA, encoded by the coding sequence TCCTCACAAGAACTCGCGGACGGAAACTCGACGGACGCGGGTGACGCCGCGTCCGGGTCGGACACGTCGTCGGCCCCGGAGACGCCGTGTCCCGTCGTCGACTCGCTCGAACAGATCGGCTCGCGGTGGCGGCTCGTCGTCCTCCACGAGCTGTTGAACGGTGAGTCTCGGTTCAACGAGCTGAAACGCGAGACCGACGCCAACGCCCGCACCCTCTCGCGCGTGCTCGACGACCTCCAAGAGACGGGGTTCGTCGACCGCCGGCTCGAAGAGGACTCGCCCGTGGCGACCTACTACAGTCTCACCGCAAAAGGCGAGTCTCTCGCACCCGTCTTCGAGGAGATCGACGAGTGGGCGCACGAGTGGCTCACCGAGTGTAACGCCTGA